Proteins from a genomic interval of Corvus moneduloides isolate bCorMon1 chromosome 6, bCorMon1.pri, whole genome shotgun sequence:
- the NFKBIA gene encoding NF-kappa-B inhibitor alpha: MISARRAAEPPAMDGYEHPEKERQGAFPLDDRHDSGLDSMKEEEYRQLVKELEDIRLQPREPPAWAQQLTEDGDTFLHLAIIHEEKALSLEVIQQAAGDRAFLNFQNNLSQTPLHLAVITDQPEIAEHLLKAGCDLEIRDFRGNTPLHIACQQGSLRSVSVLTQYCQPHHLLAVLQATNYNGHTCLHLASIQGYLGIVEYLLSLGADVNAQEPCNGRTALHLAVDLQNSDLVSLLVKHGADVNKVTYQGYSPYQLTWGRDNSSIQEQLKQLTTADLQMLPESEDEESSESEPEFTEDELIYDDCLIGGRQLTF, from the exons aTGATCAGCGCTCGCCGCGCCGCCGAGCCGCCCGCCATGGACGGCTACGAGCACCCCGAGAAGGAGCGTCAGGGCGCCTTCCCACTCGACGACCGCCACGACAGTGGCCTGGACTCCATGAAGGAGGAGGAGTACCGGCAGCTggtgaaggagctggaggacatACGGCTGCAGCCCCGCGAGCCGCCCgcctgggcacagcagctgaCGGAGGACGGGGACAC TTTTCTCCACTTGGCCATTATTCACGAGGAAAAAGCCCTGAGCCTGGAGGTGATCCAGCAGGCAGCCGGTGACCGGGCTTTCCTGAACTTCCAGAATAACCTCAGCCAG ACTCCTCTTCACCTGGCAGTGATAACTGATCAGCCTGAAATTGCTGAGCATCTTCTGAAGGCCGGATGCGACCTGGAAATCAGGGACTTCCGAGGAAACACCCCCCTGCACATTGCCTGCCAGCAGGGCTCCCTCAGGAGCGTCAGCGTGCTCACGCAGTACTGCCAGCCACACCACCTCCTCGCTGTCCTGCAGGCAACCAACTACAACG GACATACATGTCTTCATTTGGCATCTATTCAAGGATACTTGGGTATTGTTGAGTATCTGCTGTCCTTGGGAGCCGATGTAAATGCACAG GAGCCATGCAATGGCAGAACAGCACTACATTTGGCAGTCGATCTGCAGAATTCAGACCTAGTGTCGCTTTTGGTGAAACATGGGGCAGATGTGAACAAAGTGACCTATCAGGGCTATTCCCCCTATCAACTCACATGGGGAAGAGACAACTCAAGCATACAGGAACAGCTGAAGCAGCTGACCACAGCTGACCTGCAGATGTTGCCAGAAAGCGAGGATGAAGAGAGCAGTGAATCGGAGCCGGAGTTCACAGAGGATGAA cttATATATGATGATTGCCTTATTGGAGGACGACAGCTGACATTTTAA